Proteins co-encoded in one Haloarcula sp. DT43 genomic window:
- a CDS encoding ethanolamine ammonia-lyase reactivating factor EutA, producing MVRDAAETLCSVGIDVGTTTTQVVVSDLTLQTPAVDGAASVEVLDRTVRYRSPIRETPYADGSTIDTDAVLAFVDRELRSAGRSPADIDTGAVIATGEAAKTRNAEPLVDRLAERSGEFVVATAGAAFEAVLAGRGAGAATRSRTEGTTVATVDIGGGTTNVAVFVDGTARQTRCLDVGGRDVQFEPTGTVASVADSVRDHYDAVDALSDAPATHRRLAAWQAERIVDCVEGPPFDPTTEALAIGSLPSKAPPLDEVVFTGGVGRLVADGEVAKRDPYAFDDMGVRLAAALREHHRFDALPVRESATDIRATVIGVGTHTTTFSGRTIAVDASVLPVRDLPVVTVGGLDAAESAASVRQRTLQAIETAREGDAVGEFALWLPSIGPLTYDRVSVVAEGIATAYAAAVEADAPLVALTGQNCAKVLGQTLAASVGSRPTILVDELELDDARYVDLGAPVANGTAVPATLKTLVFDE from the coding sequence ATGGTGCGAGACGCCGCCGAGACCCTGTGCAGCGTCGGCATCGACGTGGGAACCACCACGACGCAGGTCGTGGTCAGCGACCTGACGCTGCAGACGCCCGCGGTCGACGGGGCCGCGTCGGTCGAGGTTCTGGACCGAACTGTCCGCTACCGGAGCCCGATTCGCGAGACGCCGTACGCCGACGGATCGACGATCGACACGGACGCAGTCCTCGCGTTCGTCGACCGGGAGCTCCGGAGTGCGGGGCGCTCGCCGGCCGACATCGACACGGGCGCGGTCATCGCCACCGGCGAAGCGGCGAAGACGCGCAACGCCGAGCCGCTGGTCGACCGCCTGGCCGAGCGCTCGGGCGAGTTCGTCGTCGCGACGGCGGGTGCGGCCTTCGAGGCCGTGCTCGCGGGCCGCGGCGCGGGTGCGGCCACGCGGAGCCGAACCGAGGGAACGACCGTTGCGACGGTGGACATCGGCGGCGGGACGACGAATGTCGCGGTCTTCGTCGACGGGACGGCCCGGCAGACCCGGTGTCTCGACGTCGGCGGGCGCGACGTGCAGTTCGAGCCGACCGGGACGGTCGCGTCCGTCGCGGACTCGGTTCGCGATCACTACGACGCGGTCGATGCGCTGTCTGACGCACCGGCGACACATCGGCGGCTCGCCGCGTGGCAGGCCGAGCGCATCGTCGACTGCGTCGAGGGGCCGCCGTTCGACCCGACGACCGAGGCGCTCGCCATCGGCTCGCTACCCTCGAAGGCACCGCCGCTCGACGAGGTCGTTTTCACGGGCGGGGTCGGCAGACTCGTCGCCGACGGCGAGGTCGCGAAACGTGATCCATACGCCTTCGACGACATGGGCGTCAGGCTCGCCGCGGCGCTCCGGGAGCACCACCGCTTCGACGCGCTCCCGGTCCGGGAGTCGGCGACGGACATCAGAGCGACCGTCATCGGCGTCGGGACGCACACGACGACGTTCTCGGGCCGGACGATCGCCGTGGACGCGAGCGTCCTCCCGGTCAGGGACCTCCCGGTCGTCACGGTCGGGGGGCTCGACGCGGCGGAATCGGCGGCGTCCGTCCGACAGCGAACGCTGCAGGCGATCGAAACGGCTCGGGAGGGCGACGCAGTCGGCGAGTTCGCGCTGTGGCTCCCGTCGATCGGCCCGCTCACCTACGACAGGGTGTCCGTGGTCGCGGAGGGGATCGCGACGGCGTACGCGGCCGCAGTCGAAGCGGACGCCCCGCTCGTCGCGCTGACCGGGCAGAACTGCGCGAAGGTGCTCGGACAGACGCTCGCGGCGAGCGTCGGGTCGCGGCCGACGATACTGGTCGACGAACTCGAACTCGACGACGCGAGATACGTCGATCTCGGCGCGCCAGTCGCGAACGGGACCGCGGTCCCGGCCACCCTCAAGACGCTGGTGTTCGACGAGTAG
- the eutC gene encoding ethanolamine ammonia-lyase subunit EutC, translated as MTTNDNAPSDDAAGGVDRPTNESKLERLAESHPSRVGVGRAGPRPRTQTLLEFRADHGEARDAVTTHVDDDVLAGLDLVAVRSRATSKEEFLADPDKGRDLPEEAASRLREACAPAPDVQIVVSDGLSSTAVEANVPELLPALLDGLDARGLDVGTPVFVEYGRVDVMDAVGEVLDAECCVNLIGERPGLATNESLSAYFVYGPERGKSTAKKSVISNIHRNGLPPVEAGAEVAAVLDEIHEAERSGIDRGER; from the coding sequence ATGACGACCAACGACAACGCACCGAGCGACGACGCGGCGGGCGGCGTCGATCGACCGACCAACGAATCGAAGCTCGAACGACTGGCCGAGTCACACCCGTCGCGGGTCGGGGTCGGCCGCGCGGGACCGCGTCCACGGACGCAGACCCTCCTCGAATTCCGCGCCGACCACGGCGAGGCCCGCGACGCGGTCACGACGCACGTCGACGACGACGTGCTGGCGGGCCTCGACCTCGTCGCCGTCCGGTCGCGGGCGACGAGTAAGGAGGAGTTCCTCGCCGACCCCGACAAGGGCCGAGACCTCCCCGAGGAGGCGGCCTCGCGCCTCCGCGAAGCGTGTGCGCCGGCCCCCGACGTCCAGATCGTCGTCAGCGACGGCCTCAGCTCGACCGCCGTCGAGGCGAACGTTCCGGAGCTGCTGCCCGCGCTCCTCGACGGGCTGGACGCGCGCGGGCTCGACGTGGGCACGCCCGTCTTCGTCGAGTACGGCCGGGTAGACGTGATGGACGCCGTCGGCGAGGTGCTCGACGCCGAGTGCTGCGTCAATCTCATCGGCGAGCGCCCCGGGCTCGCGACCAACGAGAGCCTGAGCGCCTACTTCGTCTACGGTCCCGAACGGGGGAAGTCGACGGCGAAGAAGTCCGTCATCTCGAACATCCACCGGAACGGGCTGCCGCCGGTCGAGGCCGGTGCCGAGGTCGCGGCCGTGCTCGACGAGATCCACGAGGCCGAGCGCAGCGGGATCGACCGCGGTGAGCGGTGA
- a CDS encoding PotD/PotF family extracellular solute-binding protein encodes MTQHEISRRKLLAVSAASLAATGASAGCLGDSSGSESGSGTGSGETETASWRTQELATVPAESYDELYTNGDDEQSGETVNHLTWTGYDASNVQDPFREQFEANTQLDLFTSNPKAFNRLNSGEWQQFHQATFDMAWLPNLAEAELIRPIDYEDWKEYTFDKYIDIFKPENGYKYAFLNEDDYSFDVDGTMYGAPQRFGWASFVVNTDTVSSSDYSSYDAAWSEDYDVGVYDLMFWGIQIIMLREGIDPYKEHTEEEVEQVRQATFDLFDNAKTLLPDFASMNQALKSGEIDIGFISGNWINGTLRRGENLQFEAHVPEEGGVIWVETTTFVKGEQPTVSDNYLAHMQRGETALNLSWPTSGGTNVVPHATAWDEYDDFQREVLRVDDIPDILDRSVFYTGVPDLDKFEPIWREAKTRI; translated from the coding sequence ATGACGCAACACGAAATTTCACGTCGAAAGTTACTCGCAGTCAGTGCGGCCAGCCTCGCTGCAACCGGCGCGTCAGCCGGGTGTCTCGGAGACAGTTCCGGGTCCGAATCCGGCTCCGGCACCGGGTCGGGAGAAACCGAAACGGCCTCGTGGCGGACCCAGGAGCTCGCCACCGTTCCGGCTGAGTCCTACGACGAACTGTATACGAACGGGGACGACGAGCAGTCCGGGGAAACGGTGAACCACCTCACCTGGACCGGCTACGACGCCTCGAACGTCCAGGACCCGTTCCGCGAGCAGTTCGAGGCCAACACGCAACTGGACCTCTTCACCTCGAATCCGAAGGCCTTCAACCGCCTCAACTCTGGGGAGTGGCAGCAGTTCCACCAGGCGACCTTCGACATGGCCTGGCTCCCGAACCTGGCCGAGGCGGAACTGATCCGCCCGATCGACTACGAGGACTGGAAGGAGTACACGTTCGATAAGTACATCGACATCTTCAAGCCCGAGAACGGGTACAAGTACGCCTTCCTCAACGAAGACGACTACTCCTTCGACGTGGACGGCACGATGTACGGCGCGCCCCAGCGGTTCGGGTGGGCCTCGTTCGTCGTCAACACCGACACCGTTTCCTCCTCGGACTACAGCAGCTACGACGCCGCCTGGTCGGAAGACTACGACGTGGGCGTCTACGACCTGATGTTCTGGGGCATCCAGATCATCATGCTCCGGGAGGGCATCGACCCGTACAAAGAACACACCGAAGAGGAAGTCGAGCAGGTCCGACAGGCGACGTTCGACCTCTTCGACAACGCCAAGACGCTGCTGCCGGACTTCGCGTCGATGAACCAGGCCCTCAAGTCGGGCGAGATCGACATCGGGTTCATCTCTGGAAACTGGATCAACGGGACGCTGCGCCGCGGCGAGAACCTCCAGTTCGAGGCTCACGTCCCCGAGGAGGGCGGCGTCATCTGGGTCGAGACGACCACGTTCGTCAAGGGCGAGCAGCCGACCGTCTCGGACAACTATCTGGCGCACATGCAGCGCGGCGAGACCGCGCTGAACCTCTCGTGGCCGACCTCCGGCGGGACCAACGTCGTCCCGCACGCGACGGCCTGGGACGAGTACGACGACTTCCAGCGCGAGGTCCTCCGGGTCGACGACATCCCAGACATCCTCGACCGGAGCGTCTTCTACACGGGCGTGCCCGACCTGGACAAGTTCGAGCCCATCTGGCGCGAGGCCAAGACCAGGATCTGA